One window from the genome of Microcoleus sp. FACHB-68 encodes:
- a CDS encoding replicative DNA helicase, with protein sequence MINEVNPQSFNDSYASRLPPQNIEAEESILGGILLDPDAINRVAELLRPDIFSLLAHQEIYKAALTLHSKGKPTDLLAVHAWLSDHNLLEKVGGQSKLAQLVERTVSAVNIDALAGLVVDKYVRRQLIKTGNEVAQLGFDTATDLAIILDRAEQKVFNITQSRPQQGLIPVSDTLIHTFQDIETRNQGIALPGLPCGFYDLDAMTGGFQRSDLVIVAGRPSMGKTAISVSIARNIAAYHKLPVAIFSLEMSKEQLVQRLLASEAQIESNRLRAGRISQNEWEPLSHAIGTLSELPIFIDDTANVTVTEMRSQARRLQAESGGALGLILIDYLQLMEGSTPDNRVQELSKITRSLKGLARELNVPIIALSQLSRGVEARTNKRPMMSDLRESGCLAGDSLVTLADSGVSVPIRELVGKSGFAVLALNEATMKLEKAVVSNAFATGVKPVFQLKTRLGRTIRATGNHKFLTIHGWKRLDELKAGDRLAIPRSLPSSSVSSMSNAEIALLGHLIGDGCTLPRHAIQYTTREEDLANTVVSLVVETFMDRVSPRINKERNWYQVYLPTTDPLTHNVRTPVAKWLDSMGVFGLRSYKKFVPSKIFEQPQKAIALFLRHLWSTDGCINLSKGKQHYPNVYYASSSKQLAGDVQSLLLRVGINARLSLIPQPSKGRDQYQVWVSGKPDLEKFIELIGAVGSYKQQSLMDVASNISVRAANTNRDIIPHDIWRMYATPAMQQISLTVRQMQAELGMAHCGTTLYKQNVSRERAARLAQVVKSDQIDCLANSDVYWDEIVSIEADGETEVYDLTVPDFHNFIANNLVVHNSIEQDADIVIMLYRDEYYNPDTPDRGIAEIIITKHRNGPTGTVKLLFDPQFTRFRNLASPNRP encoded by the coding sequence ATGATTAATGAAGTGAATCCTCAAAGCTTTAACGATAGCTACGCTTCACGCCTCCCTCCTCAAAATATTGAGGCTGAAGAAAGTATTCTAGGCGGCATTCTCCTCGATCCAGATGCAATTAATCGAGTTGCTGAACTTCTCCGTCCAGATATCTTTTCACTCTTAGCGCACCAAGAAATTTATAAAGCAGCGCTTACACTCCACAGTAAGGGAAAGCCGACGGATTTGCTCGCAGTTCATGCTTGGCTTTCTGATCACAATTTGCTAGAGAAAGTTGGGGGACAAAGTAAGCTAGCGCAGTTAGTAGAGCGCACGGTGTCAGCCGTGAATATTGACGCTTTAGCAGGATTGGTGGTCGATAAATATGTGCGCCGGCAGTTAATTAAAACCGGCAATGAAGTTGCTCAATTAGGATTTGATACGGCAACTGATCTGGCAATTATTCTTGATCGCGCAGAGCAAAAAGTTTTCAATATCACCCAATCTCGCCCCCAGCAAGGTCTAATTCCCGTCTCCGACACCCTCATTCATACCTTCCAAGATATTGAAACGCGCAATCAGGGAATTGCACTGCCTGGGTTACCCTGTGGGTTTTATGATTTAGATGCAATGACCGGCGGTTTTCAGCGTTCCGATTTAGTGATCGTTGCCGGTCGTCCGTCAATGGGAAAAACTGCAATCTCTGTGTCAATTGCTCGCAATATTGCGGCTTATCATAAGTTGCCGGTTGCCATTTTTAGCTTAGAAATGTCGAAAGAACAGCTCGTGCAACGGCTGCTGGCGAGTGAAGCGCAAATTGAAAGCAACCGGCTGCGGGCAGGGCGGATTAGTCAAAATGAGTGGGAACCGCTCAGTCACGCCATTGGAACCCTCTCTGAATTGCCTATTTTTATTGACGATACTGCTAACGTAACGGTGACTGAAATGCGCTCCCAAGCGCGTCGTCTTCAAGCTGAAAGTGGCGGCGCACTGGGATTAATTTTGATAGATTACTTGCAGTTAATGGAAGGAAGTACCCCGGATAACCGAGTGCAAGAACTGTCAAAAATTACGCGCTCTCTTAAAGGGTTAGCCCGCGAATTAAATGTACCCATTATTGCTTTGTCCCAGCTAAGTCGGGGCGTTGAAGCTCGCACAAATAAGCGTCCAATGATGTCAGATTTACGGGAATCTGGCTGCTTAGCCGGCGATAGTTTAGTGACATTAGCCGATAGTGGCGTCTCGGTGCCGATTCGTGAATTAGTCGGAAAATCTGGTTTTGCAGTCTTAGCACTGAATGAAGCCACGATGAAGTTAGAAAAGGCGGTTGTTAGCAATGCCTTTGCAACGGGTGTCAAGCCGGTTTTTCAGTTAAAAACTCGCTTGGGCCGTACAATTAGAGCCACCGGCAATCATAAATTCCTGACAATTCACGGCTGGAAGCGGCTGGATGAGTTAAAAGCCGGTGATCGTCTTGCAATTCCCCGTTCTTTACCTAGTTCCTCCGTTTCGTCTATGAGTAATGCTGAAATTGCATTGCTTGGTCATCTCATCGGCGACGGATGTACTCTGCCTCGGCACGCTATTCAGTACACAACGAGGGAGGAAGATTTAGCCAATACGGTTGTATCTCTTGTCGTTGAAACCTTTATGGATAGGGTGAGTCCTCGCATTAATAAAGAGCGTAACTGGTATCAAGTTTATCTCCCTACAACTGATCCTTTAACGCACAACGTCCGCACTCCTGTTGCTAAATGGCTAGACTCTATGGGAGTCTTTGGGCTGAGATCCTATAAAAAATTTGTCCCAAGCAAAATTTTTGAGCAACCTCAAAAGGCTATAGCCCTTTTCTTGCGTCATCTCTGGAGTACCGACGGTTGCATCAATCTAAGCAAAGGAAAACAACACTACCCTAATGTTTACTATGCTTCGAGTAGCAAGCAATTAGCTGGAGATGTACAGTCACTATTGCTAAGAGTTGGTATAAACGCTCGATTATCTCTAATCCCACAACCGTCTAAAGGACGAGATCAATATCAGGTTTGGGTATCTGGCAAACCCGATTTAGAAAAATTCATTGAGCTGATTGGTGCAGTGGGAAGCTATAAACAGCAAAGTCTGATGGATGTAGCTAGCAACATTTCAGTACGTGCTGCCAACACCAACAGAGATATCATACCCCATGATATTTGGAGAATGTATGCAACGCCAGCGATGCAACAAATAAGTTTAACTGTTCGTCAAATGCAGGCTGAGCTAGGTATGGCTCACTGTGGAACCACTCTTTATAAACAAAACGTGAGTCGGGAGAGGGCGGCAAGATTAGCTCAAGTCGTCAAATCTGATCAGATTGATTGTTTAGCGAATAGCGATGTTTATTGGGATGAAATTGTCTCAATCGAGGCTGATGGCGAAACTGAAGTTTACGATTTGACTGTTCCGGATTTTCACAATTTTATCGCCAATAATCTAGTAGTTCACAATAGCATTGAACAAGATGCGGATATTGTGATCATGCTTTACCGGGATGAATACTATAACCCGGATACACCCGATAGGGGAATTGCAGAAATTATTATTACAAAACACCGCAACGGACCCACCGGCACTGTTAAATTACTGTTTGATCCGCAGTTCACTCGCTTTCGTAATCTAGCCTCTCCCAACCGGCCTTAA
- a CDS encoding FKBP-type peptidyl-prolyl cis-trans isomerase, which produces MRAILISLGVMLACCVVLVVAQITGSRPEAIAAELPSSQPQTVVAAQINNPFAQKTTPTLSDTNTENNETETNKKMITTPSGLQYVDVQEGTGASPQRGQTVVVHYTGTLEDGTKFDSSRDRGQPFQFKIGVGQVIKGWDEGVGTMKVGGRRELIIPAELGYGARGAGGVIPPNATLKFDVELLKIGA; this is translated from the coding sequence TTGCGAGCAATTCTTATTAGCTTGGGGGTGATGCTGGCTTGTTGTGTCGTGCTAGTTGTGGCTCAAATTACCGGCAGCCGGCCAGAAGCGATTGCAGCAGAACTGCCATCGAGCCAACCTCAAACGGTTGTGGCCGCTCAAATTAACAATCCATTCGCTCAAAAGACAACTCCCACCCTGAGCGATACCAATACTGAAAACAACGAGACGGAGACAAATAAAAAGATGATTACGACCCCTTCCGGACTGCAGTATGTTGATGTGCAGGAGGGAACCGGCGCGAGTCCCCAACGCGGTCAAACCGTTGTGGTTCATTACACCGGCACCTTGGAGGATGGCACCAAGTTTGACAGTTCCCGCGATCGCGGCCAGCCTTTCCAATTTAAAATTGGTGTTGGCCAAGTGATTAAAGGCTGGGATGAAGGCGTTGGCACGATGAAAGTTGGCGGACGCCGTGAGTTAATTATCCCTGCAGAATTGGGTTACGGTGCACGGGGTGCCGGCGGCGTGATTCCTCCCAATGCCACGTTGAAATTTGATGTGGAATTGCTAAAAATTGGCGCTTAA
- the rplI gene encoding 50S ribosomal protein L9: protein MSKRVQLVLTQDVKKLGRNGDLVEVAPGYARNFLIPQKMAVRTTPGILKQVERRREQERQRLLEEKQQAEVRKSAVESVGRFTIQKQAGEGDAIFGSVTAQEVADVITATTNQEVDRRGITLPDIRKIGSYKAEVKLHPDVTAVVEIQVLPL from the coding sequence ATGAGCAAACGTGTTCAATTAGTTTTGACACAAGATGTGAAAAAGCTAGGGAGAAATGGCGATCTGGTTGAAGTCGCCCCCGGTTACGCCCGCAACTTTTTGATTCCTCAAAAAATGGCCGTTCGCACGACCCCAGGCATTCTCAAGCAAGTCGAAAGACGCAGAGAGCAAGAGCGGCAGCGGCTTCTGGAAGAGAAGCAACAAGCCGAAGTTCGCAAGAGCGCCGTGGAATCGGTGGGCCGCTTTACCATTCAAAAGCAAGCCGGTGAAGGCGATGCCATCTTCGGCAGCGTCACCGCGCAAGAAGTGGCAGATGTGATTACAGCAACCACCAATCAAGAAGTTGATCGGCGCGGAATTACCCTTCCCGACATTCGCAAAATTGGCTCCTACAAAGCAGAAGTCAAATTGCATCCAGATGTAACGGCAGTTGTTGAAATTCAAGTCCTGCCTCTTTAA